In Pelosinus sp. IPA-1, a single genomic region encodes these proteins:
- a CDS encoding glycoside hydrolase family 99-like domain-containing protein, with protein MKNLRYGFIGLLLTCLLALVVTTGAEAYQIGVYYFPGWKDNQLVAPNKQPWEMIKKYPDRKPLLGWYDEGADNVMQQEIDWMQQFGITFVAFDWYFTSDHQVRLNHALEAYLRAPNRTKLKFSLLWANHTHYPKSLSDWDAMVEYWLQNYLMQPEYLQINGQPVVFVFSANALASDAGKFGKTAQELIGRAQESARHVGLQGIYFVACTGAAGPMLTSAKEAGYSAFSAYNYHQGPRDVAQSHTYVELDDAYQRHWDTFAQKGNLPLIVPLTSGWDRRPWGGSKDPLHDNCLSTPTEFRKHLLAAKWFMDAHPMPDKQKIGIICAWNEYGEGSFIAPTEHNRFAYLEQIRSVFGRYRFVGNDNRRTVITGDGEKL; from the coding sequence ATGAAAAATTTAAGATATGGGTTTATCGGGTTGCTGCTAACCTGCTTATTGGCCTTAGTTGTAACGACGGGGGCAGAGGCTTATCAGATTGGCGTTTATTATTTTCCCGGATGGAAGGATAATCAGCTGGTTGCTCCTAATAAGCAGCCGTGGGAAATGATTAAAAAGTATCCGGACCGCAAGCCGCTACTCGGCTGGTATGATGAAGGCGCGGATAACGTAATGCAACAAGAAATTGATTGGATGCAGCAATTTGGAATTACTTTTGTAGCTTTTGACTGGTACTTTACGTCAGACCATCAGGTTCGGCTCAATCATGCTTTGGAGGCATATCTAAGGGCACCAAACCGTACTAAACTGAAATTTTCGCTGCTATGGGCTAACCACACGCATTATCCTAAAAGTCTCAGTGATTGGGATGCGATGGTGGAGTATTGGCTGCAGAATTACTTAATGCAGCCTGAATATCTCCAAATCAATGGCCAGCCGGTGGTTTTTGTATTTTCGGCAAACGCACTTGCGAGTGATGCGGGGAAGTTCGGCAAAACCGCCCAAGAACTTATCGGCCGAGCGCAAGAGTCTGCCAGACATGTCGGCTTACAGGGAATTTACTTTGTCGCATGTACCGGAGCCGCTGGGCCGATGCTGACTTCTGCTAAAGAAGCAGGGTATTCAGCCTTTTCAGCCTATAACTATCACCAAGGACCGCGGGATGTCGCCCAGTCTCACACCTATGTCGAATTAGACGACGCTTATCAAAGACATTGGGATACTTTTGCCCAAAAAGGCAATCTGCCACTGATTGTGCCATTGACATCCGGTTGGGATCGGCGTCCTTGGGGCGGTAGCAAAGATCCTTTGCATGATAACTGCTTAAGCACTCCTACGGAATTTCGGAAACATCTCTTAGCCGCCAAATGGTTTATGGATGCGCATCCTATGCCTGACAAGCAAAAGATTGGTATTATTTGTGCATGGAATGAATATGGTGAAGGCTCTTTCATTGCGCCGACCGAACATAACCGCTTCGCTTATTTGGAACAAATTCGGAGTGTTTTTGGCCGGTACAGATTCGTGGGTAATGATAATAGGAGAACTGTAATCACTGGTGACGGCGAAAAACTATAA
- a CDS encoding DNA/RNA non-specific endonuclease, with translation MSVISYHNFLKNKNNLDSVFTRSSQIMIGHLDNEWYESLTGYDATFLGNNYAVPLPKLRSDLEQDIAPLTTGNTVLNYTHFSIVMSRSRRLAYYTAVNINGEQLVDLQRNAEKWYFDPRLDRIYQCGPELYDNNDFDRGHLVRRLDPVWGELAQKANKDTFHFTNCSPQHKDLNQKTWLDLEEYILKNADAFNLKVNVFTGPVFRTDDMVYREIKIPAEFWKIVVMIKDDGNLSATAYLQTQRSLIMDFEFAFGSYKTYQVAITNIENLTGLDFGDLRNHDPFILNQIFVARRAETTIAHVINTSSDIVL, from the coding sequence TTGTCAGTCATCTCATATCATAATTTTCTTAAAAATAAAAATAACCTTGATAGTGTCTTTACTAGATCTAGTCAGATAATGATCGGCCATCTAGATAATGAATGGTACGAAAGCTTAACTGGTTATGATGCTACCTTTCTTGGCAACAATTATGCAGTACCTCTCCCTAAATTACGATCCGATCTGGAACAGGATATTGCCCCGTTAACAACTGGTAATACAGTGCTAAATTATACCCATTTTTCTATTGTAATGAGCAGATCGCGGCGCTTAGCGTATTATACGGCGGTTAATATTAATGGAGAACAACTCGTGGATCTTCAGCGTAACGCAGAAAAGTGGTACTTTGATCCTCGACTTGACCGCATATACCAATGTGGTCCTGAATTGTATGACAACAATGATTTTGACCGAGGACATCTTGTGCGTAGACTCGATCCAGTCTGGGGAGAACTTGCACAAAAAGCAAATAAAGACACTTTTCATTTCACAAATTGCTCTCCGCAGCATAAGGATTTAAATCAAAAAACGTGGCTAGACTTAGAGGAGTATATTTTGAAAAACGCTGATGCTTTTAATCTTAAGGTAAACGTGTTCACTGGACCAGTCTTCCGTACGGATGATATGGTATATCGTGAAATTAAAATTCCCGCCGAGTTTTGGAAAATAGTTGTTATGATTAAAGATGATGGTAATCTGTCCGCAACAGCCTATTTGCAAACCCAAAGAAGCCTAATCATGGACTTTGAGTTTGCATTCGGAAGTTATAAAACTTATCAAGTAGCTATCACCAATATCGAGAATTTAACAGGACTAGATTTTGGCGATTTGCGAAATCATGATCCGTTCATACTTAATCAAATATTCGTTGCAAGGCGGGCTGAAACTACAATCGCTCATGTTATTAATACTTCTTCAGATATCGTACTCTGA
- a CDS encoding GNAT family N-acetyltransferase, producing MSMIRLLTEHEIADFVSIAFNAYPKAFDPCEENRRKIIKKFTGIQTSNPSQNFYGLYRDEQMLGGMQLHNFIMKLLSIKIPVGGVGTVAVDFLHKKENVCKELITYFLNHYRDKGYGMVALYPFRPDFYKKMGFGYGPKMNRYKTKPTFLSAESTDRQEMFYLSREGINDMVECHNRLADATHGMIEKTATMFEKIFDDPENRVVGYKQDGKLRAYCVYRFVSDDNKRILIYDMYIDEIIYENAHTLKILLAFLRSQADQVREIIIDTHDEYFHYLLSDPRNGSSNFLGTLSHESNLQGLGIMYRVINVKKIFESLCNHNFGGQNCKMKLSISDDFLASNNTSITIQFQEGIAEIKESEDYEVEVSFDISEFSSLIMGTINFNTLHSYGLAKISNKEYIGIINKIFMVDQKPKCTVRF from the coding sequence ATGAGTATGATTAGGTTACTTACTGAGCATGAAATAGCTGATTTTGTCAGCATAGCATTTAATGCGTACCCTAAAGCATTTGATCCCTGTGAAGAGAATAGAAGGAAAATCATCAAAAAGTTCACGGGCATCCAGACTTCAAATCCGTCGCAAAACTTTTATGGCCTATATCGTGATGAACAGATGTTAGGTGGAATGCAGCTTCATAATTTTATTATGAAGCTTTTATCCATTAAAATCCCTGTGGGCGGTGTAGGAACAGTAGCTGTAGATTTTTTACATAAGAAAGAAAACGTATGTAAAGAACTAATAACCTATTTTTTAAACCATTATCGGGATAAGGGATATGGTATGGTTGCCTTATACCCCTTTCGCCCCGACTTTTATAAAAAAATGGGGTTTGGCTATGGTCCAAAAATGAATCGCTATAAAACAAAACCTACCTTCTTGTCTGCGGAAAGTACGGATAGGCAGGAGATGTTCTATCTAAGCAGAGAGGGTATTAATGACATGGTGGAATGCCATAATCGTTTGGCGGATGCAACACATGGCATGATTGAAAAGACTGCTACTATGTTTGAAAAAATATTTGATGATCCAGAAAACAGAGTGGTTGGCTATAAGCAAGATGGTAAGCTACGTGCTTATTGTGTGTATCGTTTTGTGAGCGATGATAATAAGCGGATTCTGATCTATGACATGTATATTGATGAAATCATTTATGAAAATGCACATACACTAAAAATTTTATTGGCTTTCCTTCGTAGTCAAGCTGACCAAGTGAGAGAAATCATCATCGATACTCATGATGAATATTTTCATTATCTACTCAGCGATCCTCGCAATGGTTCAAGTAATTTCCTAGGCACATTATCCCATGAAAGTAATCTTCAAGGATTGGGTATTATGTACCGGGTGATTAATGTGAAAAAGATATTTGAAAGCTTATGCAACCATAACTTCGGCGGACAAAACTGTAAAATGAAATTGTCGATTAGCGATGATTTCCTAGCTAGCAATAATACTAGTATAACCATTCAATTTCAGGAAGGAATTGCTGAGATTAAAGAGAGCGAGGACTATGAGGTGGAAGTATCTTTTGATATTTCCGAGTTTTCTTCATTGATAATGGGGACGATTAATTTTAATACACTACATAGCTATGGACTGGCTAAAATATCTAACAAAGAATACATAGGGATTATCAATAAAATATTTATGGTGGATCAAAAACCAAAATGTACTGTGAGATTTTAA
- a CDS encoding GlsB/YeaQ/YmgE family stress response membrane protein: MMANTYCEPADKESNTKIRRKAGKISRNDSFGGIWGDLGAAIIGSFIGGFLFNVTDIFVYGTIESILSSTMGAIILLWAIRMFR, translated from the coding sequence ATGATGGCGAATACATATTGCGAGCCAGCAGATAAAGAAAGTAATACGAAGATTCGGCGGAAGGCTGGCAAGATTTCTCGAAACGATAGTTTCGGTGGTATATGGGGAGATTTAGGGGCGGCTATTATAGGTTCTTTTATTGGTGGATTTTTATTTAATGTTACGGATATCTTTGTGTATGGCACAATAGAATCGATACTGTCAAGTACTATGGGAGCTATTATACTTCTTTGGGCCATACGCATGTTTCGTTAA
- a CDS encoding amidohydrolase family protein, with the protein MDSIGRSYGSNTLKYPIADAHLHYVDFTQNTEGVDKLINCMDSAGVTDCAMFGLPVTKIWGEYESKQPSSSMDAETRMYFDGKTDYIIASAYLNAHPDHQKRLHPFICGINGLDKNSLDHVKRLIQTYPGIWKGIGELFAYHDSISYMTAGDIPRPDSSAFMEIYDFAGRYGMPVLIHSNITSGKNPNPIYLERVMQAVKLNPQTNFIWAHIGISNTNNIPNLYKIISRELKENSNLNVDISWVIYDKHIRYGNKIKKDWVSVIEEHPDRFIIGTDVVGKFESRYVNAIKKYDILLEQLTSETTYNICYGNFMKLLPKTGIFLNEKDQIII; encoded by the coding sequence ATGGATAGTATTGGTAGATCTTATGGAAGCAATACTTTAAAATATCCAATAGCTGATGCACATCTTCATTATGTTGATTTCACCCAGAATACTGAAGGTGTAGATAAACTTATAAATTGTATGGATAGTGCTGGTGTAACTGATTGTGCAATGTTTGGATTGCCAGTAACCAAGATTTGGGGAGAATATGAGTCGAAGCAACCAAGTTCGTCTATGGACGCGGAAACAAGAATGTACTTTGATGGAAAAACGGACTATATAATAGCTTCAGCTTATCTGAATGCCCATCCAGATCATCAGAAGAGGTTACATCCTTTTATTTGTGGTATCAATGGATTGGATAAAAACTCACTTGATCATGTTAAAAGATTAATTCAGACCTATCCAGGAATTTGGAAAGGCATAGGTGAATTATTTGCGTATCATGATTCCATTAGCTACATGACTGCAGGTGACATTCCAAGACCAGACAGCAGTGCATTTATGGAGATATATGATTTTGCGGGAAGATATGGTATGCCAGTATTAATTCATTCTAATATTACAAGTGGAAAAAATCCTAACCCTATTTATTTAGAACGGGTTATGCAGGCGGTCAAATTAAACCCTCAGACTAATTTTATATGGGCGCACATTGGCATATCTAACACAAATAACATTCCAAATTTATATAAAATTATCAGTAGAGAGCTTAAAGAAAATTCCAATCTCAATGTAGACATTTCCTGGGTCATTTATGATAAGCATATTAGATATGGAAATAAAATAAAGAAAGATTGGGTGTCTGTTATTGAGGAACACCCCGACAGATTCATAATTGGTACTGATGTGGTGGGAAAATTTGAATCTCGATATGTAAATGCTATAAAAAAATATGACATTCTTTTGGAGCAACTAACTAGTGAAACTACATATAATATTTGCTATGGTAATTTCATGAAACTTCTCCCCAAAACAGGTATATTTTTAAATGAAAAAGACCAAATAATCATATAG